One Neoarius graeffei isolate fNeoGra1 chromosome 16, fNeoGra1.pri, whole genome shotgun sequence DNA segment encodes these proteins:
- the btd gene encoding biotinidase, with translation MALCGLGPVILAAWLSGARLSTAEEDLFYTAAVFEHQVLLNPEPKVAVGRKAALQHMDRNLEVFEKQATSAAQQGAQILVFPEDAIHGFNYSRASIAGYLETVPDPGAVTWSPCADPDRFQNTEVLHRLSCMAQKNSLFLVANMPDCQPCNRSVDPLCPADGRYQFNTDVVFSDNGTIVARYHKQNLYFEAAFDTPPECEYVTFTTPFAGRFGVFTCFDILFREPAVTLVKDMGVRQFVYPTAWMNQLPLLAAVQIQSSFSYSAGVTLLAANIRSAALGMTGSGIFTPWDVLYHHDTESEAGKLLVLRVPVLDPLLLGDTPERARSKLVPFSGLPKVDTGKEPEVLPFQRGFDSEFCLKEDSSCNKWPTPFTSTMMYDKFTLVPLHGKEGTLTACDGSFCCHLLFRRTNSTPEEELYALGAFDDLHVVHGTYYLEVCALVRCTGLHQESCGGETEHAHTVIDFHLHANFTTEHVYAGVLGSGMTLERPDESGWESGGFYMSRRGMTRGLVTAVLYGRVYEKDSE, from the exons ATGGCGCTGTGTGGGCTCGGGCCAGTTATTTTAGCAGCCTGGTTGTCCGGAGCTCGTTTATCCACAGCAGAGGAGGATTTGTTTTACACGGCTGCAGTGTTTGAACACCAGGTTCTCCTCAACCCGGAGCCCAAAGTGGCCGTGGGACGGAAAGCCGCACTGCAGCACATGGACCGGAACTTGGAGGTGTTTGAGAAACAGGCGACTTCCGCTGCACAGCAG GGAGCCCAAATCTTGGTGTTCCCAGAGGACGCCATCCACGGATTCAACTACAGCAGAGCGTCTATAGCTGGGTATCTGGAGACGGTGCCGGATCCTGGAGCAGTGACCTGGAGCCCATGTGCAGATCCTGACCGATTCCAAAATACAGAG GTCCTGCATCGTTTGAGTTGCATGGCTCAGAAGAATAGTCTCTTCCTGGTGGCGAACATGCCCGACTGCCAGCCCTGTAACAGATCAGTCGACCCGCTGTGTCCAGCTGACGGCCGCTATCAGTTTAACACAGACGTCGTTTTTAGTGACAACGGCACCATTGTGGCCAGATACCACAAACAGAACCTGTACTTTGAGGCAGCCTTTGACACACCTCCTGAATGCGAATATGTGACATTCACTACTCCATTCGCTGGACGCTTCGGGGTGTTCACTTGTTTTGATATATTATTCCGTGAGCCGGCTGTGACCCTGGTGAAGGACATGGGCGTCAGACAGTTTGTGTACCCGACAGCTTGGATGAACCAGCTCCCCCTGCTGGCTGCTGTGCAGATTCAGAGCTCGTTCTCTTATTCAGCTGGTGTCACTTTGCTGGCAGCAAATATTCGCTCGGCAGCTTTAGGGATGACAGGAAGTGGGATTTTTACACCCTGGGATGTGCTTTATCATCACGACACAGAGAGCGAGGctgggaaactgctggtgctcaGAGTGCCCGTCCTGGATCCCTTATTGCTAGGGGACACTCCAGAGAGGGCTAGATCGAAGTTAGTGCCCTTCTCTGGCCTTCCTAAAGTGGACACAGGAAAGGAACCAGAGGTTTTACCTTTCCAGAGAGGATTCGACTCAGAATTTTGCCTAAAAGAGGATTCCAGTTGTAATAAATGGCCAACTCCATTTACCTCCACCATGATGTACGATAAATTTACACTCGTGCCTCTACATGGCAAAGAAGGGACTCTAACAGCATGTGATGGCTCGTTCTGCTGCCACTTGCTCTTCCGGAGGACAAATTCCACCCCTGAAGAAGAGCTTTATGCCTTGGGGGCATTCGACGACCTCCATGTGGTCCATGGGACATACTACCTAGAGGTGTGCGCCTTGGTTCGATGCACAGGGCTCCATCAGGAAAGCTGTGGAGGAGAGACGGAGCATGCACACACAGTGATTGACTTTCACCTGCACGCGAACTTCACAACCGAGCACGTGTACGCTGGCGTGCTGGGCAGCGGGATGACTCTAGAGCGACCGGATGAGTCCGGCTGGGAGAGTGGCGGGTTTTATATGAGCCGAAGAGGAATGACCCGAGGCCTGGTGACCGCAGTGCTGTATGGGAGAGTCTATGAGAAAGACAGTGAATAA